The proteins below are encoded in one region of Helianthus annuus cultivar XRQ/B chromosome 2, HanXRQr2.0-SUNRISE, whole genome shotgun sequence:
- the LOC110895716 gene encoding uncharacterized protein LOC110895716, whose protein sequence is MSSSSLSGSTDTMEAVIFFINKVVEATQIILEEEEEEEVSSQPRNRNPHIERDRESANQRLIVDYFADEPLYSEAIFRRRFRMSRRLFLRIADDLPAYHPFFTMRHDARGKMGFTTLQKCTVAIRQLAYGMTADSWDEYLKMSERTARECLYKFCKFVVKLYSQKYLRKPVRI, encoded by the exons ATGTCATCTTCTTCTTTATCGGGTTCGACGGACACCATGGAAGccgtaattttttttataaacaaggTGGTAGAGGCGACACAAATAATTTTGGAAGAAGAAGAGGAGGAGGAGGTTTCGTCACAACCACGAAACAGGAACCCACACATCGAGCGAGACCGAGAAA GTGCTAACCAAAGATTAATCGTTGATTACTTTGCCGACGAGCCGCTGTACTCGGAGGCTATTTTTAGACGCCGTTTCAGAATGAGTCGTCGACTTTTCTTACGTATCGCCGACGATTTACCCGCTTATCACCCGTTTTTTACCATGCGACACGATGCTAGAGGCAAAATGGGCTTCACCACCTTACAGAAATGTACTGTGGCGATTCGTCAACTTGCTTATGGGATGACAGCCGATTCTTGGGACGAATACTTAAAGATGTCGGAAAGAACTGCTAGAGAATGTTTATACAAGTTTTGCAAATTTGTGGTGAAGCTCTACAGCCAAAAATATTTGCGAAAACCTGTTAGGAtatga